ACCCTCGGCCAGGGCGAGATGGGCCGGCAGGGACTTGCCGGCGGCATCGACGACCTGCAGATCCTTGTAGTGCAGGACGGTGGCACCGGCGTCGTCGCGGAATTCGACGGCCCGACCGCCGGGGTCGAGCAAGGGCTTCAGGCCGCCCTCGATGGCCAGCCCAAGCACCAGGATATCGGCGCCGGGCGTGGGAGGTGCGGCCAGGGTGAAGCCCTGCTCCAGCCCTTCCGGACGATTCTCGTACCACTCCACAACGGCGCCGCGGCGGTATTCCAGCCGCTGCGCTGCCGCGACGGCTTCGGCCGGGGCCACGGGCCGGATCGCCTTCGAGGTGCCGTAGCCGGTGAGCTTCCTCCCCCACCGCCAGGCGGGCGAGGCTTTGGCATTCTCCAGCTTGCCCAGCGGGCCGACGGCGACCGCGCCTTGCTCGAAACGCAGCGCGAAGCCATGGTCCGAATTGAGCGAGGCGTAGCCGCCTTCCGCCGCCTCGATCTTCCGCAGCTCCGCGCTCACCGCGGCCTTGAGTGCCGGAGGTATTTCAACCGGCTTTCCCGCCGCCCCTGCCCCAAAGACCGGCGCGCCGAGAGCCAGTACCAGCCCGATGGTCCGCAATAGCCGAAATCCGTCGCACATACCCGAGGTCTCCTTATTTGAAGTTTGTACCGGGAAAACAATGCGAGAGGAATGCAATAAGTGATTTAGAAAAAATATATACAAACAGCTACTTGAGAGGCTAGCCCAGGCTGCGGGGTTTTTCAAGGGAGGCGGCGAGACGCTATTCTCGCCGATAGACACCCGGCTTGCGCCGTAGAATATTGATTTACATAAACGTTAATAACACATAGCACAAAACTCAAACGACGCGCCTCGTAACCGTTCAATCCCCTGGGCGCGCGGGCCTCCCGCCCGCTGAAGATGCGGCCAAGATGGCCGCGATCCCAGCAAAAAAGGCAAGGGTATGAACGGTTACTGCCCCCTACCACGAATCCGACGCGTGCTACTCTTGTTCGACAAATTCCCCCGACCGCACGATACATGGACCCCGCTTTCTCCCGCCTGCTCGACACCGCCAATTCCGTCATCCTCGGCAAGGAACAGCCCATCCGCCTGTGCGTCTGCTGCCTGCTGGCGCGGGGCCATCTGCTGATCGAGGACGTGCCGGGGGTCGGCAAGACCACGCTGGCACGCACCCTGGCGGCGCTGCTCGGCCTGAAATACCAGCGCATCCAGTTCACCAGCGATCTGTTGCCGGCCGACGTGCTGGGCTCTTCGATCTACGACGCCGCCACCCACAGCTTCCGCTTCCATCCCGGCCCGGTGTTCAATCCCATGGTGCTGGCGGACGAGATCAACCGCTCCACGCCCAGGGCACAGAGCGCACTGCTGGAGGCCATGGAGGAACGGCAGGTGACGGTGGAGGGCGAGACCCGGCCGCTGCCCGAGCCGTTCTTCGTGATCGCCACCCAGAACCCGAACACCCAGATCGGGACCTTCCCTTTGCCGGAATCCCAGCTCGACCGCTTCCTGATGCGGATCGAGCTGGGCTACCCCGATGCCCGTGCCGAACGCGAGCTGCTGATGGGGGAAGAACGCTATGCCCTGCTGCCGCAGTTGCCGGTCTGCCTGCCGGCGGAGGAACTGCTGACGCTGCAGAGCCGCGTCCGCGACGTTCATGCCTCGCCCGCCCTGCTGGACTATGTGCAGGCGCTGCTCCATTTCAGCCGGGAATCGCCGCTCTATCAGGGCGGGCTGTCGCCGCGGGCGGGGCTGGCCCTGCTGCACGCCGCCAAGGCCTGGGCGCTGATGGACGGACGTGCGGCGGTGCTGCCCGAGGACATCCAGGCCGTCCTGCCGCCCGTAGCCGGCCACCGGCTGAAACTCGCGTCGGGCGGAGGCGGCGTGGCCGAAGCCGTCGCGCCGCTGCTGCGGGACGTCGCCATTCCCTGAGGATGAGCGCGCGATGATTTCCGTGCCGATAGAGTGGAAGGAGCGCTTCGACCTCCGCCGCTTCTTCCGGGGCGAGAAGGCGGTGGACGGGCCGATCCGCCTCACCCACCGCCGCGTGTTCATCGCCCCCAACCGGCGCGGCTTCGGACTGGCCGTGCTGCTGGCCATCCAGTTCCTGGCCGCCATCAATTACAGCAACAACCTGGCCTTCATCCTGACCTTCCTGCTGGCCGGCATCGCCATGCAGTCCACGCTGTACGCGTTCCGCAACCTGGCGGGGCTGAGCGTGCGCCGCGGCAAGGCGCCGCCGGTGTTCGTCGGTGAACCCGCGCGCTTCGAGCTGCATCTGGACAATCCTTCCCGCATCCACCGGCACGGCCTCAGCGCCCGGCTTGCCGGCGCTGCAACGACGATCCGTTTCGACGTCTCTCCGGAATCCACGGCCACACTGACGCTGCACGCCGAAACCGAAACGCGCGGCTGGCTGCCGCTGCCCACGGTGACTTTCGATACTTCGTTTCCGCTCGGATGGTTCCGCGCCTGGTCGCCGATCAACCTGCGCCAACGGGCCCTGGTCTATCCCCGCCCCGCCCCCGCGGGGATCGAACCGCCTGCGATCCCCGAGCCGGGCAGCGGTACGCGATTAAGCCACAGCGAGGAGGAGGATTTTTACGGCTTCTCCGGCTACCGGCCGGGCGATCCGCTGAAGCGCATCCACTGGAAGGGGGTGGCGAAGGGCCAGGGGGTGCACGTCAAACAGTACGCCGGCGGCGGCACGGCGGAGCTGGCTCTGGACTGGCAATACACGCCCGGCGCCGACGTCGAGGCCCGGCTGTCCCGCCTATGCCGCTGGGTACTGGACGCCGAGGCGGCGGGCACGCCCTATAGCCTGCGACTGCCCGGCGTCGTGATCGAGAAAGGCCGGGGTGAAGCCCATCGGGCCCACTGCCTGGAAGCGCTGGCGTTGTTCGGCACATGACCCACCCTCCCCTCCCATCCGAACTCCTCCGGCGCAACCTGCCGCTGCTTTGCGCGGCCCTGGCGCTGGTGGTGAGCCCGCATGCGGCCGATCTGCCGCTCGACATCCCCGGGTTCGTCTGGCTGGCCTGCGGCTGGCGCCTGGCGGCGCTTTACCGCAAGGCGCCCCTGCCTTCCCGGATCAGCCTGTTCCTGCTGACCCTGGCCGGGGCGGGGCTGGTTTATGTGCACTTCCACAAGTTCTACGGACGGGAGGGCGGTACCGCCCTGTTCCTGGTCGGACTGGGCCTCAAGCTGCTCGAAATGCGCAGCCTGCGCGACCTGTACCTGGTGATTTACCTGGCGCTGTTCGTCGCAGTCACCGAATACCTGTTCTCCCAGAGCATCCCCATCGCCGCTTATACCTTAGGGGTCGTCACGCTGTTGATGAGTTGCCTGATCGGCTTGAACGGCGGGGAGAGCCTCAGCCTCGCCGGCCGGCTGCGCCTCGGTGCGAAGATGGTGATGCAGGCCGTTCCGGTCATGGTGGTGCTGTTCCTGTTCCTGCCCCGCATCGCCGGCCCTTTGTGGAAGCTGCCGGAGGATGAACCCGGCGGCAGGACCGGCTTGAGCGACTCCATGGAGCCCGGCGCGATCAGCCGGCTCGGGCTGTCGCGGGAAACCGCCTTCCGCGTCGACTTCGAAGGCGCCCTGCCGCCGCCGCAGGAGCGCTACTGGCGCGGCCCGGTGTTCTGGCAGTACGACGGGCGCCGCTGGACCGCCGGCTACGACGAACCGCTCCCGGCCCGGCGTCCGCCGCAAGCGGCCGGAGCAAGCTACCGCTACGCCCTCACCCTGGAGCCGCAACGGCGGCGCTGGGTGTTTCCGCTGGAGACCCTGGAAACCTTCCCCGCCGAGCTGACGCGCGTCGAGGACGGATTTCTCCTGGCCGCGGAACCGATCCGCGAGCGCCGGCGCTACGTCCTGTCTTCGCGTCCGGCGGCGATTTTCGACGCATTGAGCGAGGGCGAACGGCGGCGCGCCTTACAGATTCCGGGCATGCCCGACGAACGGGTACGGGAGCTGGTCAACGGCTGGCTGCTGGAGAACCCGTCCGCCGAAGCCATGGCCCAAAAGGCGCTGCGCCATTTCCGCGAGGAACCGTTCATCTACTCCCTGCGTCCGCCAGCCATCGCGGGCGATCCGGTCGCCGGCTTCCTGTTCGACACCCGGCGCGGCTTCTGCGAGCACTATGCCGGCGCCTTCGTCTACCTGATGCGGGTCGCCGGCGTCCCGGCGCGGGTGGTCACCGGCTACCAGGGCGGACACTGGAACCCGGTGGGACATTTCCTGGAAGTCGCCCAGGCCGATGCCCACGCCTGGGCGGAAATCTGGATCGACGGCGACGGCTGGACCCGCTTCGATCCCACCGCCGCGGTCGCACCGGAGCGTATCGAGCGTGAACTGGAATTCGCGGCCGGCGCCGACGGCGCGGTGGTGTTCGCCAGCCCGGTGGCGCAGGCATTGGGGGACCGTCTGTCCAGCCTGCGCGGCCTGATGCGCGAGGCCGGCCTGATGTGGGACGCGGTCGACCACGCCTGGGTGCAGTGGGTGCTGGCCTACGGTCCGGAGGACCAGGGCCGGTTTCTGGAGCGCTTAGGGGTCGTCGACTGG
This portion of the Methylococcus mesophilus genome encodes:
- a CDS encoding DUF58 domain-containing protein, whose translation is MISVPIEWKERFDLRRFFRGEKAVDGPIRLTHRRVFIAPNRRGFGLAVLLAIQFLAAINYSNNLAFILTFLLAGIAMQSTLYAFRNLAGLSVRRGKAPPVFVGEPARFELHLDNPSRIHRHGLSARLAGAATTIRFDVSPESTATLTLHAETETRGWLPLPTVTFDTSFPLGWFRAWSPINLRQRALVYPRPAPAGIEPPAIPEPGSGTRLSHSEEEDFYGFSGYRPGDPLKRIHWKGVAKGQGVHVKQYAGGGTAELALDWQYTPGADVEARLSRLCRWVLDAEAAGTPYSLRLPGVVIEKGRGEAHRAHCLEALALFGT
- a CDS encoding transglutaminase TgpA family protein, translated to MTHPPLPSELLRRNLPLLCAALALVVSPHAADLPLDIPGFVWLACGWRLAALYRKAPLPSRISLFLLTLAGAGLVYVHFHKFYGREGGTALFLVGLGLKLLEMRSLRDLYLVIYLALFVAVTEYLFSQSIPIAAYTLGVVTLLMSCLIGLNGGESLSLAGRLRLGAKMVMQAVPVMVVLFLFLPRIAGPLWKLPEDEPGGRTGLSDSMEPGAISRLGLSRETAFRVDFEGALPPPQERYWRGPVFWQYDGRRWTAGYDEPLPARRPPQAAGASYRYALTLEPQRRRWVFPLETLETFPAELTRVEDGFLLAAEPIRERRRYVLSSRPAAIFDALSEGERRRALQIPGMPDERVRELVNGWLLENPSAEAMAQKALRHFREEPFIYSLRPPAIAGDPVAGFLFDTRRGFCEHYAGAFVYLMRVAGVPARVVTGYQGGHWNPVGHFLEVAQADAHAWAEIWIDGDGWTRFDPTAAVAPERIERELEFAAGADGAVVFASPVAQALGDRLSSLRGLMREAGLMWDAVDHAWVQWVLAYGPEDQGRFLERLGVVDWNRLVYWLTGLLGLLALISFALLWPRSRPVADPALRLYLRVAGKLERQGLVRAPAEGMRDFATRVAQTRPDLAEPFGRFTALFLAIRYGGRVQPAALERLKALGREIPSR
- a CDS encoding AAA family ATPase, with amino-acid sequence MDPAFSRLLDTANSVILGKEQPIRLCVCCLLARGHLLIEDVPGVGKTTLARTLAALLGLKYQRIQFTSDLLPADVLGSSIYDAATHSFRFHPGPVFNPMVLADEINRSTPRAQSALLEAMEERQVTVEGETRPLPEPFFVIATQNPNTQIGTFPLPESQLDRFLMRIELGYPDARAERELLMGEERYALLPQLPVCLPAEELLTLQSRVRDVHASPALLDYVQALLHFSRESPLYQGGLSPRAGLALLHAAKAWALMDGRAAVLPEDIQAVLPPVAGHRLKLASGGGGVAEAVAPLLRDVAIP